The Patescibacteria group bacterium genome segment ATTATAATAAAAAGCGGAAGCATCATCGCTTATTGCCATATAGGCACCGCTCATTCCGGCCGCACGCGGTCCGACTCCGCCCAGGCGATTAACGCCAGCAGCGTCAACTACGTTGGCAGCCGCCAGAGTTAAAATGATAACCATAAAAAGAACCGGCTTTCTCATTACTTCCTCCTTTTTGAGTTAATGTTTTTTGGGGTCAACAGTAAGATAATTTCAAAAGCTGATTTAAAAAGTTAGCATAAATATCAAAAAATGTCAATTAATACCCCCTTATTTTAAAATTCATTTTTAGAAAATCTATCACATTAAGGGCCCGCCAAAGTAAAAAATTTTATAAATAAAAAAACGGGCGTTCAAGGGAGAACGCCCGCATAATGGAGAAGACGGCATTAAGCTGTCTTCAGATTGCGGACTCGGCTGGCAGTCCTTTCAGCGTTTTTCTGAGGATGGGCAGGCCGGTGAAATATCCGGAGGCTGAAAGCGATGATAATCATAACGATCTGCTGGCCGAAAGCCAGGGTATAATTGCGGAAGTTTCTCAACATCGCAATCACCTCCTTTCTGTTGAGAAAATGATCAAGTTAATCAATACTTGAATATTAACAAAAACTCTTTGTTTTGTCAAGAAGAAGGAGAAAAATCCTCTTCCAGCCAAGAGAGAATAAAACCGATTACCTCTTCCCAGCCCGGTTCAGACAAAATCCAATGGGCATGAGGAAACTCCCGATAATCAACTCGAAAGCCAATGGGAACTTCCCGATCTAGCTTTCGAAAAGTTTTTTTCACTACTTTAGCCGGAATTATTCTGTCCTGGGTGGCGGCAATAACCAAAACATTGCAACTGATGTTTTGTCCAATAACCTCCGAACTCTTTGTTTTGTCAAAAAACCACAATCCAACTTCTTCTATTACCCGGCTTGATTCCGGTACGAAGTTTTGAAATATCCGCCAGCGGTGGCAAATTGGCACCAGCTCGAAGAATGCATAACAGGCTTTGGCGAAACTGATGCTGGCTTGTTCCCGCCGCCAAAGGGTTTTAGCGAAGATTTGAGAAAAACTTCGCATGACGGAAATTGTCATGCTTGGTATTCCCCGAGGTGCAGCCGGAATAAGCAAAACCATGGCTTCTGGTTGAATTATTTTCCGGCTGGCCGCTATCATAGCAATCAGCCCGCCGAGAGAATGGCCGAGAACAAAATATTTCTTTCCCCTAGAAAGAATATTTATATCTCTTCCCACCTGCTCTACGTAGTCAGAAAGTCCGATTCTGCCCAAGCCAGCAAATTTGTCTTCCTGCCCGCGATAGAGTTCTGCTACTTCGCCCTCGTAGCCCCTCTTACTCGCAAACTGTAAATATTCAGAAAAAACATCTCCACTGCTCCACATTCCGGGAATAAAAAAAATCTTTTTCGTTTTCTCAACCCTCAATTTCCCATCTCCTTTGAAAAGAACAATTTATTTATGACCGATACATTATTATATTTTAGAAATTAATAAAAGTCAAAAACCTTTTAAATCTCCCCACTATCAAAAATAGACAGGCAAA includes the following:
- a CDS encoding alpha/beta hydrolase, whose product is MRVEKTKKIFFIPGMWSSGDVFSEYLQFASKRGYEGEVAELYRGQEDKFAGLGRIGLSDYVEQVGRDINILSRGKKYFVLGHSLGGLIAMIAASRKIIQPEAMVLLIPAAPRGIPSMTISVMRSFSQIFAKTLWRREQASISFAKACYAFFELVPICHRWRIFQNFVPESSRVIEEVGLWFFDKTKSSEVIGQNISCNVLVIAATQDRIIPAKVVKKTFRKLDREVPIGFRVDYREFPHAHWILSEPGWEEVIGFILSWLEEDFSPSS